The genomic region CGATTTATCCTTTGCCAGTTGAGACGATTAGAAGCCTTGATATTCCAGCTCTTGACTTGAGCGTTTATGGTATTGGAGCTCATACTTGGAAAGAGAGACTCTATAAACCTTATTTTTATCACACTCTTCCAAAGGTTATTAGGAGTTTTATCCAGCATTTAAGCTAAAGTTTGAGCTTGGCAAATAAGTGTTTTGAATAAAAATAAGAAAATTTCGAAAAGAACTTGAAATTTTCAGAATTTAGGTTATAATTATTAAAAAACACAGGAGGAAGCTAAGATATGAACATGACACAAACTCTTACAAGTTGGCAAAGTTGGCGTATGTAAAAGTTGTGTTTATGTTGTTGCATAGATACGACTTTTGGAGTACTTCTAAAAAGTATTTATGCGCTAATCTTAGTTACAAGATAAAAAAGCGTGTAGTAAGCAATTACTAGACGCTTTTCTTTTTAGTTGACTCTTTAGGATGAAAATATGCTATTAAGAAAATAGATTGTTCAACGGAGATAACAAATGAAAAATAAAGCACTTATTGGAACACTTATTGCCCTTGTCATGTTAGTAGCTGGTTCAATGATTTATGACCAGACTAAAAATGAGTCAGCGAAAAATGGAGACATCAAAATCGGTATTTTACAATATGTTACCCACGATGCTCTTGATGAAATTGAAAGAGGGATTGAAGATGGCTTAGCTGATGCTGGTTATGACAAAGCAAATGCGAAGATTACCGTTTTGAATGCCGAAGGTGACCAAAGTAAAATCCAAACCATGAGTAAACAATTGGTTCATGCTAAAAATGATGTGGTCATTGGTATTGCAACACCAGCTGCCCAAGGTCTAGCCTCAGCAACCAAAGACATTCCGGTTGTGATGGGAGCTATTTCAGACCCAGTCGGAGCAAAATTGGTTAAGAATTTGAAAAAACCGGAAGGAAACGTAACAGGAGTTTCTAACAAAGTGCCGATTAAACAAACGGTTGAGATGATTCAAGAAATTACACCAAACGCTAAGACAATCGGAGTCTTGTATGCTAGCAGCGAAGATAATTCCGTATCTCAAGTGGCTGACTTTAAAAAGTACGCTAAAGCGGCAGGTATCAACGTGATTGAATACGCCGTCCCATCAACCAACGAAATTAAAACAACCATGTCTGTCATGACTGGTAAAGTCGATGCTGTTTTTGTCCCACAAGATAATACCATTGCCTCAGCTTTTTCAACTGTTGTTAACTCAGCAAACGCTGCTAAGATTCCAGTTTATTCATGTGTGGACACCATGGTTGAACAAGGAAGCATCGCTTCAGTCGCTCAAAGTCAATATGATTTAGGGGTTGAAACAGCAAAAATTGCTATCAAATTACTTGCTGGTAAAAAAGTATCAGACGTCCCAGTTAACATCGTTAATACTGGTACCCCAACCCTTAACTTAAAAGAAGCTCAAGAACTTGGCATTACAATTCCAGATAGCATGCTGTCAAAAGCAACAGTAGCTGTCAAAGCAGATGAAAATTAGGAGAGAAGGAGAAAACATCATATGATTATTTCGTCAGTTTCACAAGGACTTTTGTGGGGGATTCTTGGTTTAGGAATTTACCTGACTTTCCGAATTCTTAATTTTCCAGATATGACGACTGAAGGGTCTTTCCCTCTTGGTGGAGCAGTGGCTGTTACTTTGATGAATCACGGGACACACCCTTTGTTAGCTACTTTGACAGGTATGCTTGCGGGTTGTTTAGCAGGTCTTGTTACTGGTCTTCTTTACACCAAAGGAAAAATTCCGACGCTTTTAGCAGGGATTTTGGTAATGACGTCATGTAACTCAGTTATGCTTATGGTTATGAAACGTGCCAACCTTGGTTTGCTTAACATCAAGCCTTTGCAAGCCTTGCTTCCATTTGCTGATAGTACAAATCTTTTGGTAATTGGTCTTTTGGCAGTGGTAATCGTCATTTCAGCGTTGATTTTCTTCCTTTATACACGTCTTGGTCAGGCTTATATCGCCACTGGTGATAACCGAGATATGGCAAAGAGCTTTGGAATCAATACTGACCGCATGGAAGTTATGGGACTTACCATTTCAAATGGTTTGATTGCTTTGTCAGGGGCTCTTGTCAGCCAACAAGATGGCTACGCTGATGTGTCAAAAGGGATTGGTGTTATTGTAATCGGTCTTGCAAGTATTATTATCGGAGAGGTGCTTTACTCAACTGGTTTGACACTACTTGAACGTTTGATTGCCATTGTGGTCGGGTCAATTTTGTACCAATTCTTAATCACAGGTGTGATTGCTCTTGGCTTCAATACCAACTACCTCAAATTATTCAGTGCCATTATCCTAGCCATTTGTCTTATGGTTCCTGTTCTTAAAAATAAATTCTTTAAAGGAGTGACCTTATCACGATGAAAAAAATTGTCGAATTAAAAAATGCAACAGTTCAAGTTAATAACGGACTTGATGAGGTCAAAACAATCCTTGACGATGTGAATTTGACCATTTATGAACATGACTTTTTAACGATTTTAGGTGGAAATGGTGCTGGTAAATCAACTCTTTTCAATGTGATTGCTGGGACTTTGATGTTAACTAGCGGAAGCATTTCAATCCTTGGAAAAGATGTGACGCATCTGCCTGCTGAAAAACGTGCTAATTACCTTGCGCGTGTCTTTCAAGACCCTAAAATGGGAACAGCACCTCGTATGACAGTGGCTGAAAATATCTTAATTGCCAAATACCGTGGTGAAAAACGTGGGCTTTTGCCACGAAAAATTCACAGTTTTACAGATGAATTTAAGAAATTGGTGGCACGAACTGGCAATGGTCTTGAAAAACATTTGGATACGCCGACTGGCCTTTTATCAGGTGGGCAACGTCAAGCCCTTAGTCTTTTGATGGCAACGCTAAAACGTCCAGAGCTACTTTTACTTGATGAACACACAGCAGCTCTTGATCCCAAAACAAGTGTGTCATTAATGAATCTGACAGATGAATTTGTGACGGGAGATCAGTTGACAGCGCTCATGATTACACACCACATGGAAGATGCTCTGAAATACGGTAATCGCTTGATTGTCATGAAAGACGGAAAAATCATCAAAGACCTCAATCAAGACGAAAAAGCCCAAATGGCAATCGCTGATTACTATCAATTATTTGAATAAAATGAAACGCCCTCGGGCGTTTTTTTTGTACCTTGAGTGACTTTTCCAAATCATAAAGAAGAAAAACTGCTGAAAATATGTTACAATTAAATTGCTGTAATTCGACTTGCTAACCTTTTTGGAGGCGAGGACCGTTAGTAAAAGAAATAAGCAAACTTGGTTTGCACGTATAAAAAAATAAAATGAGGAGAAAACATCGTCATGAGCGATATTAAAATTATTGCCCTAGGTGGGGTTCGTGAAAATGCAAAAAACCTCTATGTGGTAGAAGTTAATGACTCAATTTTCGTTTTGGATGCTGGACTGAAGTATCCTGAAAATGAGCAACTTGGTGTGGATGAAGTCATTCCGAACCTTGATTACCTAATTGAAAACAAAAAACGTGTGCAAGGGATTTTCTTGACACACGGGCACGCCGATGCTATTGGAGCTTTGCCTTATATTTTGCAAGAATTCAAAGCGCCAGTCTTTGGTTCACCACTTACTATTGAGTTAGCGAAGCTCTTTGTTAAGAAAAATAACAACGTTAAGAAATTCAATAATTTCCACGTTATCGACGCTGAAACTGAAATCGAATTTGCCGATGCGACAATTTCATTCTTCAAAACAACTCACTCAGTTCCTGAAAGTTTAGGGATTGTAGTTGGTACCGATGAAGGAAACATCGTCTATACAGGTGACTTTAAGTTTGACCAAGCGGCGCGTAAATATTACCGTACTGACTTGGGACGTTTGACTGAAATTGGACGCGAAGGTGTACTTGCCCTTCTTTCTGATTCTGCTAATGCTACAAGTCACGTCATGACAGCAAGCGAAGCAGAAGTTGCTGCTGAAATGTATAGCGCTATTGCTGACGCTGAAGGTCGCGTTATCATTGCTGCGGTTGCTTCAAACCTTGTGCGTATCCAACAAGTCTTTGACTCAGCTGCTGAATATGGTCGTCGTGTAGTCTTGACTGGTTTTGACGCTGAAAACATTGTTCGCACAGCGATTCGCATGAAACGTCTTCGTTTGGTTGATGAAAAATTAATCATTAAACCAAAAGACATGCACAAATACGAAGACCATGAATTGATTATTCTTGAAGCTGGTCGTATGGGTGAACCAATTAATGGTCTACACAGGATGGCACTTGGTCGTCACCGTTATATTCAAATTAAAGATGGCGATTTGGTTTACATCGTTACAACACCAAGTCTTTCAAAAGAAGCAGCAGTTGCGCGTGTTGAAAACCTAATTTACAAAGCTGGTGGTACGGTTAATCTTATTACGAAGACACTTAATGTCTCAGGTCATGCCAATGGACGTGATTTGCAGTTGATGCTTAACCTTCTTCAACCGAAATACCTTTTTCCAGTTCAAGGTGAGTACCGTAATTTGGCAGCTCATGCTGAATTGGCACAAGAAGTGGGAATGTACCCTGAAAACATCTACATCGTCAAACGCGGCGATGTTATGGTTCTTGGTAAAAATGGTTTCAACCATGAAGGTAGTGTACCAGCAGGGGATGTCATGATTGATGGTAATGCTATCGGTGATGTCGGAAACATCGTTCTTCGTGACCGTAAAGTCTTGTCAGAAGATGGTATCTTCATCGTTGCCTTGACTGTTAATAAACGCGAAAAGAAAATTGTATCAAAAGCAAAAATTCACACACGTGGATTTGTTTACGTTAAGAAGAGCCGTGATATTCTTCGCGAATCAGCTGAATTGGTTAACCAAACCGTTGAAAACTACTTGGAACAAGATAGTTTTGACTGGGGTGAATTAAAGGGAGCTGTCCGCGATGAAGTGGCTAAATTCCTCTTCGACCAAACCAAACGTCGCCCAGCTATCTTACCAGTCGTTATGGAAGTGAGATAAGAAGATTATTGAAGTTGAGACAGAAGTTCTCAACTTCTTTTTTTATTATGATGAATCGTAGTGGTTGACTGGGATTAAAATGATTATTTTTTCTTGTTTTTTTAAGCTTAGCTTGTTATACTATAGCCCGAGGTAATTTGTTAATGCTTAGAATTCTAGAAAGAGAGGATAGGTATGAGAACACTATTTAAGATTATCTTTTTCATTCCAAGCCTCATTATTAATATTATCTGGAATTTTTTCTGGGCTATTATCAAGACAATCATTTTGATTGCGATTGTGTGTTTTGGTCTGCTTTATTATGCCAATAACAGTAGCTCACAGTTAGCAAATTCCATTTTAGATGCTGCTAATAGTGCGACAGCTTATTTTCAGGATAATAAAGATGATATTGCTAAGAATTTAAAAGATTTATCGACCGATGATTTCACGCATTATTCTGGTGCGCGCTGGTCAAGTAATTCAGCGACGGTTTATATTAAAACGACCAATAAAACTTTGGTCAATGCTTATGAAGAAGCTATCAATGCTTGGAATGCGACGGGTGCTTTTACCTTTACGCTTGTGAGTGATGAAAGTTCTGCTAATATTGTGGCGACGGAGTATTCTGATGCTAGTTCCAAGGCGGCTGGGCTTGCTGAGACAGAAACCAATGCTCTGACTAATCAGATCACACATGTGGATGTTAAGTTAAATACCTATTATTTGCTTGACAATGATTATGGCTACACACACAATCGTATCGTCTACACAGCAGAGCACGAATTGGGGCATGCGATTGGGCTTAACCACGATGACAATGAAGAATCTGTCATGCAGTCTTCAGGATCATACTACGGCATTCAAATGGTTGATATCCAAAAAGTGCAATCGATTTATAATCAATAGTAATGAAATCTGCTCATTTGAGCAGATTTTTTGATATTATCCTAGTTTAACGAGTGAGGATTTGTTAAAATAGACATATGATTATTTTACAAGGAAACAAAATTGAACGCTCATTTTCGGGCGATGTCTTATTTGACAATATTAATATTCAAGTTGATGAAAAAGACCGCATCGCGCTTGTTGGGCGAAATGGTGCTGGTAAATCAACGTTGTTAAAAATTTTAGTCGGTGAAGAAGCACCAACATCAGGTGAAATCAATACAAAACGTGACTTAAGTTTGTCATATTTGGCGCAAGATAGCCGTTTTGAGTCAGAAAATACCATTTTTGATGAAATGTTGCACGTTTTTGATGATGTGCGTGGCATGGAATCTCGTCTTCGTAAGATGGAAATGCAAATGGCTGAGCTAACAGGCGATGCCTTTGATAAATTGATGTCAGATTATGACCACTTATCAGAAGAATTTCGTGTTAAAGGTGGATTTACTTACGAGGCAGAAATCAAAGCCATTTTAAACGGGTTCAAATTTGATGAATCGATGTGGCAAATGAAAATTTCTGAGTTGTCTGGTGGGCAAAATACTCGCTTGGCACTTGCTAAAATGTTGCTTGAAAAGCCTGAACTTCTTGTACTTGACGAACCAACTAACCACTTGGACATTGAAACCATTGCTTGGCTTGAAAATTACTTGGTCAACTACCAAGGCGCTTTGATTATTGTCAGTCACGACCGTTACTTCCTAGATAAAGTGGCAACGATTACGCTTGATTTGACAAAACATTCGCTTGACCGTTATGTCGGTAATTACTCAAAATTCATGGACTTGAAGGCTGAGAAATTAGCTCTTGAAGCTAAAAATTACGAAAAACAAGCTAAGGAAATTGCTAAGTTGGAAGACTTTGTGCAACGTAACCTTGTTCGTGCTTCAACGACAAAACGTGCCCAAGCCCGCCGCAAACAATTAGAAAAAATGGAGCGCTTGGACAAGCCATCAGCTGGACAAAAATCTGCCAACATGACTTTCCACGCTGACAAGGTGTCAGGAAATGTCGTCTTGACAGTTGCTGATGCGGCAATTGGTTATGATGACCAAATTTTGTCTGAACCAATCAATATTGATGTCAAGAAATTTGATGCCATTGCCATAGTTGGACCAAATGGTATTGGAAAATCAACTTTGATTAAATCAATCGTTGGTCAGATTCCATTTATCAAAGGAACATCAACTTACGGTGCCAACGTAGAAGTGGGTTACTATGACCAAAC from Streptococcus lutetiensis harbors:
- a CDS encoding ribonuclease J, which produces MSDIKIIALGGVRENAKNLYVVEVNDSIFVLDAGLKYPENEQLGVDEVIPNLDYLIENKKRVQGIFLTHGHADAIGALPYILQEFKAPVFGSPLTIELAKLFVKKNNNVKKFNNFHVIDAETEIEFADATISFFKTTHSVPESLGIVVGTDEGNIVYTGDFKFDQAARKYYRTDLGRLTEIGREGVLALLSDSANATSHVMTASEAEVAAEMYSAIADAEGRVIIAAVASNLVRIQQVFDSAAEYGRRVVLTGFDAENIVRTAIRMKRLRLVDEKLIIKPKDMHKYEDHELIILEAGRMGEPINGLHRMALGRHRYIQIKDGDLVYIVTTPSLSKEAAVARVENLIYKAGGTVNLITKTLNVSGHANGRDLQLMLNLLQPKYLFPVQGEYRNLAAHAELAQEVGMYPENIYIVKRGDVMVLGKNGFNHEGSVPAGDVMIDGNAIGDVGNIVLRDRKVLSEDGIFIVALTVNKREKKIVSKAKIHTRGFVYVKKSRDILRESAELVNQTVENYLEQDSFDWGELKGAVRDEVAKFLFDQTKRRPAILPVVMEVR
- a CDS encoding matrixin family metalloprotease translates to MRTLFKIIFFIPSLIINIIWNFFWAIIKTIILIAIVCFGLLYYANNSSSQLANSILDAANSATAYFQDNKDDIAKNLKDLSTDDFTHYSGARWSSNSATVYIKTTNKTLVNAYEEAINAWNATGAFTFTLVSDESSANIVATEYSDASSKAAGLAETETNALTNQITHVDVKLNTYYLLDNDYGYTHNRIVYTAEHELGHAIGLNHDDNEESVMQSSGSYYGIQMVDIQKVQSIYNQ
- a CDS encoding ABC transporter permease — its product is MIISSVSQGLLWGILGLGIYLTFRILNFPDMTTEGSFPLGGAVAVTLMNHGTHPLLATLTGMLAGCLAGLVTGLLYTKGKIPTLLAGILVMTSCNSVMLMVMKRANLGLLNIKPLQALLPFADSTNLLVIGLLAVVIVISALIFFLYTRLGQAYIATGDNRDMAKSFGINTDRMEVMGLTISNGLIALSGALVSQQDGYADVSKGIGVIVIGLASIIIGEVLYSTGLTLLERLIAIVVGSILYQFLITGVIALGFNTNYLKLFSAIILAICLMVPVLKNKFFKGVTLSR
- a CDS encoding ABC-F family ATP-binding cassette domain-containing protein codes for the protein MIILQGNKIERSFSGDVLFDNINIQVDEKDRIALVGRNGAGKSTLLKILVGEEAPTSGEINTKRDLSLSYLAQDSRFESENTIFDEMLHVFDDVRGMESRLRKMEMQMAELTGDAFDKLMSDYDHLSEEFRVKGGFTYEAEIKAILNGFKFDESMWQMKISELSGGQNTRLALAKMLLEKPELLVLDEPTNHLDIETIAWLENYLVNYQGALIIVSHDRYFLDKVATITLDLTKHSLDRYVGNYSKFMDLKAEKLALEAKNYEKQAKEIAKLEDFVQRNLVRASTTKRAQARRKQLEKMERLDKPSAGQKSANMTFHADKVSGNVVLTVADAAIGYDDQILSEPINIDVKKFDAIAIVGPNGIGKSTLIKSIVGQIPFIKGTSTYGANVEVGYYDQTQSNLTHTNTVLDELWNDFSTTPEVEIRNRLGAFLFSGDDVKKSVSMLSGGERARLLLAKLSMQNNNFLILDEPTNHLDIDSKEVLEDALIDFDGTLLFVSHDRYFINRVATKVLEISEEGSTLYLGDYDYYLEKKAELEELARLKAEEAQEKTTVVVEKAPANDYQAQKANQKELRKLTRRITEIENQLEEIEAREEELNQAMLATNEASELIDLQKELDELTEQQENLMLEWEELSEKVEG
- the trpX gene encoding tryptophan ABC transporter substrate-binding protein, whose translation is MKNKALIGTLIALVMLVAGSMIYDQTKNESAKNGDIKIGILQYVTHDALDEIERGIEDGLADAGYDKANAKITVLNAEGDQSKIQTMSKQLVHAKNDVVIGIATPAAQGLASATKDIPVVMGAISDPVGAKLVKNLKKPEGNVTGVSNKVPIKQTVEMIQEITPNAKTIGVLYASSEDNSVSQVADFKKYAKAAGINVIEYAVPSTNEIKTTMSVMTGKVDAVFVPQDNTIASAFSTVVNSANAAKIPVYSCVDTMVEQGSIASVAQSQYDLGVETAKIAIKLLAGKKVSDVPVNIVNTGTPTLNLKEAQELGITIPDSMLSKATVAVKADEN
- a CDS encoding ABC transporter ATP-binding protein, whose product is MKKIVELKNATVQVNNGLDEVKTILDDVNLTIYEHDFLTILGGNGAGKSTLFNVIAGTLMLTSGSISILGKDVTHLPAEKRANYLARVFQDPKMGTAPRMTVAENILIAKYRGEKRGLLPRKIHSFTDEFKKLVARTGNGLEKHLDTPTGLLSGGQRQALSLLMATLKRPELLLLDEHTAALDPKTSVSLMNLTDEFVTGDQLTALMITHHMEDALKYGNRLIVMKDGKIIKDLNQDEKAQMAIADYYQLFE